A window from Caulobacter sp. X encodes these proteins:
- a CDS encoding carbohydrate porin: MRQHNHITLGIGAVAGALAISASAGATEQASSAVAFSGGYTVDVAGVVSGGLAKRGRVLDDLQIGADVDLEKAIGWKGARAHALLLNNSGGMPNDDAGTLQGVNNIEVSRQRARLFEAWVEQGFGDKASVLVGLYDLNSEFYANDSAGLLLAPAFGIGSELAATGPNGPSIFPSTALSARVRWTPNEHVYVQAAAINAHAGVLGDPGGVCTEFEHGLLTIAEAGWQGRGKVAFGAWRYTKKQPDLRDVTAAGYPAAKTAQGAYLLLERQLSGQDEDAARKTTAFARLGLSDGDTTAFRGGWQAGLLVERVFESRPDSAFSIGVNQAFLTGKFRANTLDEGQDLTRAESAIEVTYSDKIGPVTIQPDLQYVRNPGADRGVGHALVATVRFGVAF, from the coding sequence ATGCGCCAGCACAACCATATCACGCTCGGGATAGGAGCTGTCGCCGGCGCGCTGGCGATCAGCGCGAGCGCCGGGGCGACGGAACAAGCTTCGTCCGCTGTCGCCTTCAGCGGCGGCTATACCGTGGACGTGGCGGGCGTGGTCAGCGGCGGGCTCGCCAAGCGCGGTCGGGTGCTGGATGATCTCCAGATCGGCGCCGACGTCGATCTGGAGAAGGCGATCGGCTGGAAGGGCGCCAGGGCGCACGCTCTGCTGCTGAACAACAGCGGCGGCATGCCCAACGATGACGCGGGTACGCTGCAGGGCGTGAACAACATCGAGGTGTCGCGCCAGCGCGCTCGTCTGTTCGAGGCCTGGGTCGAACAAGGCTTTGGCGACAAGGCCTCGGTGCTTGTGGGGCTCTACGACCTGAACAGCGAATTCTACGCCAACGACAGCGCCGGTCTGCTGCTGGCGCCGGCCTTTGGCATTGGCTCCGAGCTGGCGGCCACGGGGCCGAACGGACCATCCATTTTCCCATCGACGGCCCTCTCGGCGCGCGTTCGCTGGACGCCGAACGAACACGTCTATGTCCAGGCCGCGGCGATCAACGCCCATGCGGGGGTGCTTGGCGATCCAGGCGGCGTCTGCACCGAGTTCGAGCACGGTTTGCTGACCATCGCCGAGGCGGGCTGGCAGGGGCGCGGCAAGGTGGCGTTCGGCGCCTGGCGCTACACCAAGAAACAGCCAGACCTCCGAGATGTGACCGCCGCCGGCTATCCGGCCGCCAAGACGGCGCAGGGCGCCTATCTGCTGCTGGAGCGCCAGCTGAGCGGACAGGACGAAGATGCGGCGCGCAAGACGACCGCCTTCGCGCGCCTCGGCCTTTCCGATGGCGACACCACCGCCTTCCGGGGCGGCTGGCAGGCGGGTCTGCTGGTCGAGCGCGTCTTCGAAAGCCGACCGGACAGCGCCTTCTCGATCGGCGTCAACCAGGCCTTCCTGACGGGCAAGTTCCGAGCCAACACGCTCGATGAAGGGCAAGACCTGACGCGCGCGGAGAGCGCCATCGAGGTCACCTATTCCGACAAGATTGGTCCGGTCACCATCCAGCCGGACCTTCAGTACGTTCGCAATCCGGGCGCCGACCGTGGCGTCGGCCACGCCCTGGTCGCCACGGTGCGGTTCGGGGTGGCGTTCTGA
- a CDS encoding YggT family protein, which translates to MAAIITFVFFIADSLLGLLWLAIVVSAILSWLFAFDVINRRNQFVYNVATVLDRITDPILRPFQRIIPAIGGVDISPIIVLLIISGVKNILLPALKYSLLGVVG; encoded by the coding sequence ATGGCCGCGATCATCACATTTGTCTTTTTTATCGCCGATAGCCTTTTGGGCCTCCTTTGGCTGGCGATAGTTGTGTCGGCGATTCTGAGCTGGCTCTTCGCCTTCGATGTGATCAACCGTCGCAACCAGTTCGTCTACAACGTCGCCACCGTGCTCGATCGGATCACGGACCCGATCCTGCGTCCGTTCCAACGCATTATCCCAGCCATCGGCGGCGTGGACATCAGCCCGATTATCGTACTGCTCATAATCTCGGGCGTGAAAAATATCCTTCTGCCCGCCCTGAAATATAGCCTTCTCGGCGTCGTTGGCTGA
- a CDS encoding DUF167 domain-containing protein yields the protein MAEILAIRLTPRGGRDAADGWALDADGRPYLKVRVSSPPVDGAANAALIAFLAKALKIPRSAVRLASGETARIKRLELDGVDQAGLERVFGPRPPELGA from the coding sequence TTGGCTGAGATCCTGGCCATACGGCTGACGCCCCGCGGCGGTCGCGACGCCGCGGACGGCTGGGCGCTCGACGCGGACGGTCGACCTTATCTGAAGGTGCGCGTCTCCAGCCCGCCCGTGGACGGCGCCGCCAACGCGGCCCTCATCGCCTTCCTGGCCAAGGCCCTGAAGATCCCGCGCTCGGCCGTCAGGCTCGCGTCTGGCGAAACCGCGAGGATCAAACGGCTGGAGCTCGATGGCGTCGATCAGGCCGGACTTGAGCGCGTGTTCGGCCCACGCCCGCCGGAGCTTGGCGCCTGA
- a CDS encoding ATP-binding protein has protein sequence MARMSAARERRQAAHVLASRRANMVLRLVAAFSIALILSVYIHLRWVWIWAAIYAALQFVEIGGAEWVRHRSEQVQAVWRRLTVTVLPLLTSTVFGYLSLPLFASKARFAPTLGAMLLAGALLNVVVINGSRRTAIVSAATPYVLYLLIVPLVARAANPGSPLANALWFGALLLIATVTIAAHTLHTALKAEAKAKDEAERRRHEAEEAVAAKSAFVAMISHELRTPISAILAGAARLHSDVPDAKSKVQAQLIADAGGMMRGLLNDLLDFSRLEAGRMSVERAPFNLRQTIADTVRLWRPEAMRKGLRLRVKGASTLPRWVMGDAMRLQQVLNNLLSNALKFTTRGEITVVLRSDTEGSTVRLSIDVADTGPGIPEVALSRLFTPFDQLNDAVARHHGGSGLGLVISRELARLMGGDLSASSSPSGQGARFTFSAKLEIAEAPADAPETPPIADLRVLVVDDHLVNRRALELVLQPFGVRATLAESADQALELLQTEAFDVVLMDVYMPGMDGRAATQILRAGGGPNRDIPVIAVTASAAPQDWDSFAAAGMNDHVSKPIDPFELYAALARASSAGKPDAQARTTA, from the coding sequence ATGGCGCGGATGAGCGCGGCGAGGGAGAGAAGGCAGGCCGCCCACGTGCTCGCTTCACGGCGCGCGAACATGGTTTTGCGCCTGGTCGCGGCCTTCTCCATCGCGCTGATCCTGAGCGTCTACATCCACCTGCGCTGGGTCTGGATTTGGGCGGCGATCTACGCGGCCTTGCAGTTTGTCGAAATTGGCGGGGCCGAATGGGTTCGCCATCGCTCGGAGCAGGTCCAGGCCGTGTGGCGACGCCTCACCGTGACCGTTCTGCCCCTGCTGACCTCGACGGTCTTTGGCTATCTCTCGCTGCCGTTGTTCGCCTCCAAGGCGCGGTTCGCGCCCACGCTGGGCGCCATGTTGCTGGCGGGGGCGCTGCTGAACGTGGTGGTGATCAACGGAAGCCGGCGGACCGCGATCGTCTCGGCCGCCACGCCCTACGTGCTCTATCTGCTGATCGTGCCGCTCGTCGCGCGCGCGGCCAATCCGGGATCGCCGCTGGCCAACGCCTTATGGTTCGGCGCCTTGCTGCTGATCGCCACGGTGACGATCGCGGCGCATACGCTGCACACCGCGCTCAAGGCCGAGGCCAAGGCCAAGGACGAGGCTGAGCGCCGGCGTCACGAGGCCGAGGAAGCCGTGGCCGCCAAGTCGGCCTTCGTCGCGATGATCAGCCACGAACTGCGTACGCCGATCAGCGCGATCCTGGCGGGCGCGGCTCGGCTGCACAGCGACGTTCCAGACGCCAAGTCGAAGGTTCAAGCACAGCTCATCGCCGACGCAGGCGGAATGATGCGCGGCCTGTTGAACGATCTGCTCGACTTCTCGCGGCTGGAGGCCGGGCGGATGTCGGTGGAGAGGGCGCCGTTCAATCTGCGCCAGACGATCGCCGACACGGTCAGGCTCTGGCGCCCCGAAGCGATGCGCAAAGGCCTGCGCCTGCGGGTCAAGGGCGCTTCGACCCTGCCCCGTTGGGTCATGGGCGACGCGATGCGGCTTCAACAGGTGCTCAACAACCTGTTGTCCAACGCGCTGAAATTCACGACGCGCGGCGAGATTACGGTCGTTCTGCGCTCCGACACCGAGGGCTCCACGGTCCGGCTGTCGATCGATGTCGCCGACACCGGCCCCGGGATCCCGGAAGTCGCGCTTTCGCGTCTTTTCACGCCTTTCGACCAGCTGAACGACGCGGTCGCCCGGCACCACGGCGGATCGGGCCTTGGACTCGTGATCAGCCGGGAGTTGGCGCGTCTGATGGGGGGCGATCTGTCGGCCAGCAGCAGCCCATCCGGCCAAGGCGCGCGCTTCACCTTCAGCGCCAAGCTGGAGATCGCCGAAGCGCCGGCGGACGCCCCCGAGACGCCGCCCATTGCCGATCTTCGGGTGCTGGTCGTCGACGACCACCTGGTCAATCGCAGGGCGCTGGAACTGGTGCTGCAGCCGTTCGGCGTCAGGGCCACCCTCGCGGAGTCCGCGGACCAGGCCCTGGAGCTTCTGCAAACCGAAGCCTTCGACGTGGTGCTGATGGACGTCTACATGCCCGGCATGGATGGCCGCGCCGCGACCCAGATCCTCCGCGCTGGCGGCGGGCCTAACCGAGACATTCCCGTGATCGCCGTCACCGCCTCCGCCGCGCCGCAGGACTGGGACTCCTTCGCCGCCGCGGGCATGAACGACCACGTCTCCAAGCCGATCGACCCTTTCGAGCTCTATGCGGCCCTGGCGCGGGCGTCATCCGCCGGCAAGCCCGACGCCCAGGCGCGGACCACCGCCTAG
- a CDS encoding very short patch repair endonuclease produces the protein MTDVYDKEKRSAVMARVKSKDTSPEKAVRRILTRLGARYRLHRKDLPGNPDIVMPGRKLAIFVHGCFWHGHDCARGARVPKANRDYWLAKVARNKARDEAAQQALRAGGWTVETIWECKLKDEPVLTARLARRLQRPASDDSAVR, from the coding sequence TTGACCGACGTCTACGACAAGGAAAAGCGCTCCGCCGTCATGGCGCGGGTCAAGAGCAAGGACACCTCGCCGGAAAAGGCGGTGCGCCGCATCCTGACCCGGCTGGGCGCGCGCTACCGGCTGCATCGTAAGGACCTGCCCGGTAATCCCGACATCGTCATGCCGGGAAGGAAGCTGGCCATCTTCGTTCACGGCTGCTTCTGGCACGGCCACGACTGCGCTCGAGGCGCCAGGGTGCCAAAGGCCAACCGCGACTATTGGCTGGCCAAGGTCGCGCGCAACAAGGCGCGTGACGAAGCGGCTCAGCAAGCGCTGCGCGCCGGCGGCTGGACGGTGGAGACGATCTGGGAATGCAAGCTCAAGGATGAGCCGGTCCTGACGGCGAGGTTAGCGCGGCGGCTGCAACGACCGGCCTCGGACGACAGCGCCGTGCGCTAG